The DNA segment AGCGGAGAACGGAGGATCGCTATGCCAAGACGCAATCGAAATCGCAATGCAAACCCGCGCGTTTCGAAAAACCACACGGTAAAAGACACCAAGGAAGCGCCGCTGGAAGTCTTCGGCAGCATTCTACAGGTCTTCCCCAGCACGACGTTTTCGGTCGAGCTGGATAACGGACATACCGTTCTAGCCCATATCGCCGGCCGTTTACGCCGGCATCACATCAAGATTCTTCCGGGCGACCGCGTAGACGTCGAACTTTCCCCCTACGATTTGACGAAGGGCCGCATCGTTTATCGTTATCGTGCGGGCGAAGCGCGCAAATCCTAAACGCGACTCGAACGCGCTAGATCGTTATCCGAAAGGCGCCCGAAGCGCAAATCTCGGCGATGCGTTCGTGACTTAGGCGTAAAAATTCGACGTTGGCATAGAGAAACGGCTCGCCGGCCTCGACCGCATCGTAGTTCGCCTGAGCGCCGGGATTGAGGGACGGCCGTTGGCGCAGCGTCTGCGTCTTCAGATTCACCCGATAGGCACACCGGGCTCCAAAGAGGCTCACTTCCCCGCGAGCGTTCGCATAGCCGCCGTAGATCGGTTCGAACGATTGATCGGGGAGGTCATTTTTCTTGGCCCTTCGGCCGACTTCCAAAACGGCGATTGGTACGCGCGAGTCTTCTACCGGATTTTCCACTATAGGTGCCTTATTCCCCGAGTAGCATGGAAAGTGCTCTATAGTACACCGTCCAAGCAACCACACACTCTCTCTAGGCCCAATCCAAGGTGACCCTATGGCTGCGGCGCGCTTACTTGTGAAGAGGCGCGATGCGTCCTGCCGACGCCGCGTCAGGGCGTAAATGCATACAGCGTGCCTTGGTTACCGTTGCCGCCGTTTGCGGTCGTGCCGTAAAGCGTTCCATTGAGAAGCGTCAGCGCTGCGAACGGCGAGAAACCGTCGGACCCGCTACCGAAGCTGTGTAGTACGCGTTCGCTACCGGCGGCCGTCAGGCTGTAGATCGTTCCGCCGCCGTTCGCCCCGCCCGAAACCGTCGTACCGTAGAACGTTGCGCCACGAACGGTCAGGGCTGCAAGCGGCTGCAGACCGTCGGGCCTATTCGTGAAGCTGTGGATGACGTGTTCCGCGCCGGCTTGCGTGATGCTGAAGACGGTTCCGAAATCACGCGTGCCGCCGAACTGCGTGGTGCCGTAGAGCACCTTGCCCGCCTTGATCAGGCCTGCGGCGGGACTTGCGCCGTCGGGTTTCCCTTTGAAGACGTGCAAAATGCGTTCTACGCCGTTGAGCGAGAGCCGAAAGACGATACCGGCTCCGGTGCTTCCCGGCCCCGTACGGGTCGTTCCAAAGAGCGCTCCATTGGCAAACAGCAAAGTGCCGATGGGATGACTCCCGTCGGAGGCTGCGCCGAACTCGTGGAGCACGTGCATCCTGCCGTTGGGCAATAAGCTGAACGCCGTTCCGCGGTTGAACTTGCCGCCTTCCGACGTAATGCCGTAAAGCGTACCGGCAACCATGACGATGCCGTACGGAAACGAACCGTCGGAGCGTTGAAAAGCGTGGACGATCTGCTCGGTGCCGCCACGCGTAATCCGGAAAACGGTTCCGCAGCCGCTGCTCAGACAGATACCGTCGCTGCCCCCGCCGAACGTCGTGGTTCCGTACAGGTAGTTCTTGGCGGTGGTCAACCCGTAGACCGGCCGCGCTCCGTCTTGGCCTTTCCCGAAGACGTGCAGCACGCGCACTTTTTCGGCCGCACTGAGCGCATAGACGACGCCCCCGTCCTTCGCCCCGCCTTTTTCGGTAGTTCCGAACAAGACGTTTCCGTCGGCCTCCAACGCACCATACGCTGGATGTTGGCCTCCGGCACCACCCGGGAAACGGTAAACGATGCGATACGAGGAAGCGCGAGAGTGCGTGACGTCATCGATTGACCCGCCGTATTGCGACGGTGAGATTCCGGGCGCAGAACACCCCGCGACGCCGATCGCGAGCAGCGCCCCGAGGACCGGTCGAATCATGAGTGATTGTTCGGGGGTTACCTTATTCGATCATTTCAGCGCACGCTTCGCGCTGGGGACTTTAGTCCTTACTCCGTCCTCGGCCGCGCGAAACGGCAAGGCCTTGGGACGTCAAGCTTAAACTCAGGAGCTCCCAATCGGCGAGGGCAACGCCGATATGTTCTTCGTAAGGATACCAGCCGCGCAGCGAACGCAGGGTCGCGCCATGAAGTTCGAACTCTGCGAGGGCAAGCGCAAGGCCGGCACCGAGAGCGCCAAAGGTGCGCGAATCTTGAACGCGCTCGTAGGACGTCCTTACTTCATCGCGGACGCGG comes from the Candidatus Baltobacteraceae bacterium genome and includes:
- the infA gene encoding translation initiation factor IF-1 produces the protein MEVFGSILQVFPSTTFSVELDNGHTVLAHIAGRLRRHHIKILPGDRVDVELSPYDLTKGRIVYRYRAGEARKS
- a CDS encoding choice-of-anchor tandem repeat GloVer-containing protein, yielding MIRPVLGALLAIGVAGCSAPGISPSQYGGSIDDVTHSRASSYRIVYRFPGGAGGQHPAYGALEADGNVLFGTTEKGGAKDGGVVYALSAAEKVRVLHVFGKGQDGARPVYGLTTAKNYLYGTTTFGGGSDGICLSSGCGTVFRITRGGTEQIVHAFQRSDGSFPYGIVMVAGTLYGITSEGGKFNRGTAFSLLPNGRMHVLHEFGAASDGSHPIGTLLFANGALFGTTRTGPGSTGAGIVFRLSLNGVERILHVFKGKPDGASPAAGLIKAGKVLYGTTQFGGTRDFGTVFSITQAGAEHVIHSFTNRPDGLQPLAALTVRGATFYGTTVSGGANGGGTIYSLTAAGSERVLHSFGSGSDGFSPFAALTLLNGTLYGTTANGGNGNQGTLYAFTP